In Brassica rapa cultivar Chiifu-401-42 chromosome A06, CAAS_Brap_v3.01, whole genome shotgun sequence, a single window of DNA contains:
- the LOC103875252 gene encoding uncharacterized protein LOC103875252 yields MPDWGPVFVAVALFVLLTPGVLIQIPGKNRVVEFGTFQTSGLSVIVHTLIYFTLVCILLLAIQIHMYIA; encoded by the coding sequence ATGCCTGATTGGGGACCAGTTTTTGTCGCGGTGGCGCTTTTCGTGTTGCTGACTCCGGGAGTGCTGATTCAGATTCCGGGGAAAAACCGAGTGGTTGAGTTTGGAACATTTCAGACAAGTGGTCTTTCGGTTATAGTTCATACGCTCATCTACTTCACGCTTGTTTGTATTCTCTTGCTCGCTATTCAAATTCACATGTACATCGCCtga
- the LOC103875253 gene encoding uncharacterized protein LOC103875253, translating to MSADWGPVIVAVSLFILLSPGLLFQIPARTRVVEFGNMSTSGIAILVHAVIYFCILTILVIAIQVHIHF from the coding sequence ATGAGCGCAGACTGGGGACCAGTGATTGTAGCGGTGTCTCTGTTCATCCTACTATCACCAGGCCTACTGTTTCAGATTCCAGCGAGGACAAGAGTGGTTGAGTTCGGGAACATGAGCACGAGCGGTATCGCTATTTTGGTTCACGCAGTTATATACTTTTGTATACTCACGATCTTGGTGATCGCTATACAAGTTCACATCCATTTCTGA
- the LOC103875254 gene encoding uncharacterized protein LOC103875254 isoform X1 — MKLLSWIRTIKQNGLDQSKEFKGNFCCLRARVSSEVQDIRTNSFSFYGPSHDPKPPEADEELEFDHEDGFGGFLTIGTLGRDPETPRFTSVAKEDVTGVHRDIAKLITVKLDKLLEEYPEDSSSKQVERSNAKEHRESVDVCKDRIEFTKSSKEVKKKEGLLASLFKRSKTVEGECNTLKKHGTGDLIKTVFEKLHMSSSKTIKDDNDDYMHKKKDIRKNVQNFRSKVHPVLCTPARDDSEVDDRRSCTNLKDPPALNGGFLVSSSISEANWKREKWIKTDAECKSRSILYTQHLNTNLFYFRLSRVFHNVCFFFCRSCSGTLKINTHCNKPTLMFSYETYM; from the exons ATGAAG CTGCTAAGTTGGATTCGAACTATAAAGCAAAACGGTTTAGACCAATCAAAGGAGTTCAAAG GTAATTTCTGTTGCTTAAGAGCTCGGGTTTCATCTGAAGTCCAAGACATCCGTACAAACTCCTTCTCCTTCTATGGACCATCTCATGACCCGAAACCACCAGAAGCTGATGAGGAACTCGAGTTTGATCATGAAGACGGGTTCGGTGGATTTCTAACGATCGGGACGCTCGGTAGAGATCCTGAAACACCAAGATTCACTTCAGTTGCAAAAGAAGATGTAACCGGAGTACACAGAGATATTGCAAAGCTCATTACTGTGAAGCTAGACAAGTTGCTTGAGGAATATCCGGAGGATAGTAGCAGTAAGCAGGTTGAGAGATCGAATGCAAAAGAACATAGAGAATCAGTTGATGTATGTAAAGATCGTATTGAGTTTACAAAGAGCAGCAAAGAAGTAAAGAAGAAAGAGGGTTTACTTGCAAGCCTCTTCAAGAGAAGTAAGACGGTAGAAGGAGAGTGTAACACCCTGAAGAAACATGGCACAGGAGATTTGATTAAAACGGTGTTCGAGAAGCTccacatgtcttcttcaaagaCAATAAAAGATGACAATGATGATTATATGCACAAGAAGAAAGACATCAGAAAG AATGTTCAAAACTTCCGGAGTAAAGTCCATCCTGTTCTCTGTACACCTGCAAGAGATGATAGCGAGGTAGATGACAGAAGAAGCTGCACCAACCTCAAGGATCCTCCTGCTCTTAACGGAGGGTTTCTTGTTTCAAGCTCCATCTCGGAAGCAAACTGGAAAAGAGAAAAATGGATCAAGACTGACGCAGAGTGTAAGTCAAGATCCATCCTCTATACGCAACATTTGAACACTAATCTGTTTTATTTCCGTCTTTCAAGAGTTTTTCATAacgtttgcttttttttttgcagatctTGTTCTGGAACTTTGAAGATCAACACACATTGCAACAAACCTACATTGATGTTCTCCTATGAAACTTATATGTAA
- the LOC103875254 gene encoding uncharacterized protein LOC103875254 isoform X2 yields the protein MKLLSWIRTIKQNGLDQSKEFKGNFCCLRARVSSEVQDIRTNSFSFYGPSHDPKPPEADEELEFDHEDGFGGFLTIGTLGRDPETPRFTSVAKEDVTGVHRDIAKLITVKLDKLLEEYPEDSSSKQVERSNAKEHRESVDVCKDRIEFTKSSKEVKKKEGLLASLFKRSKTVEGECNTLKKHGTGDLIKTVFEKLHMSSSKTIKDDNDDYMHKKKDIRKNVQNFRSKVHPVLCTPARDDSEVDDRRSCTNLKDPPALNGGFLVSSSISEANWKREKWIKTDAEYLVLEL from the exons ATGAAG CTGCTAAGTTGGATTCGAACTATAAAGCAAAACGGTTTAGACCAATCAAAGGAGTTCAAAG GTAATTTCTGTTGCTTAAGAGCTCGGGTTTCATCTGAAGTCCAAGACATCCGTACAAACTCCTTCTCCTTCTATGGACCATCTCATGACCCGAAACCACCAGAAGCTGATGAGGAACTCGAGTTTGATCATGAAGACGGGTTCGGTGGATTTCTAACGATCGGGACGCTCGGTAGAGATCCTGAAACACCAAGATTCACTTCAGTTGCAAAAGAAGATGTAACCGGAGTACACAGAGATATTGCAAAGCTCATTACTGTGAAGCTAGACAAGTTGCTTGAGGAATATCCGGAGGATAGTAGCAGTAAGCAGGTTGAGAGATCGAATGCAAAAGAACATAGAGAATCAGTTGATGTATGTAAAGATCGTATTGAGTTTACAAAGAGCAGCAAAGAAGTAAAGAAGAAAGAGGGTTTACTTGCAAGCCTCTTCAAGAGAAGTAAGACGGTAGAAGGAGAGTGTAACACCCTGAAGAAACATGGCACAGGAGATTTGATTAAAACGGTGTTCGAGAAGCTccacatgtcttcttcaaagaCAATAAAAGATGACAATGATGATTATATGCACAAGAAGAAAGACATCAGAAAG AATGTTCAAAACTTCCGGAGTAAAGTCCATCCTGTTCTCTGTACACCTGCAAGAGATGATAGCGAGGTAGATGACAGAAGAAGCTGCACCAACCTCAAGGATCCTCCTGCTCTTAACGGAGGGTTTCTTGTTTCAAGCTCCATCTCGGAAGCAAACTGGAAAAGAGAAAAATGGATCAAGACTGACGCAGAGT atctTGTTCTGGAACTTTGA
- the LOC103875255 gene encoding transcription factor TCP20 codes for MDPKNPNRHQVPNFLNPPPRNQSLGDASKDDNHHSKPAEVKDFQIVVASDKEPNKKPQQQQNQLGPKRSSNKDRHIKVEGRGRRIRMPALCAARIFQLTRELGHKSDGETIQWLLQQAEPSIIAATGSGTIPASALASAAAAVSSHHLQGGGSLTAGLMISHELDGGSSSGRPNWGVGGGDGGSRSSLPTGLWPNVAGFGAGVQTMSDGGGYRIGFPGFDYPGGAMSFASILGGGSNNQMPGLELGLAQEGNVGVLNPQSFAQIYQQQMSQAQAQGRVLHHTLQHNPSHEEHQQESGEKDDSQGSGR; via the coding sequence ATGGATCCCAAGAACCCAAATCGTCACCAAGTACCAAACTTTTTGAACCCACCACCAAGAAACCAGAGCTTAGGAGATGCTTCCAAGGACGACAATCATCATTCCAAACCGGCTGAGGTTAAGGATTTTCAGATCGTGGTCGCTTCCGACAAAGAACCGAACAAGAAGCCGCAGCAGCAGCAGAACCAGCTTGGTCCTAAGAGAAGCTCAAACAAAGACAGACACATCAAAGTGGAAGGCAGGGGTCGGAGAATCAGGATGCCTGCTCTCTGCGCCGCTAGGATCTTCCAGTTGACTAGAGAATTGGGTCACAAATCCGACGGCGAGACAATCCAGTGGCTGCTTCAGCAGGCTGAGCCGTCGATTATCGCAGCCACCGGTTCAGGAACTATACCGGCCTCTGCTTTAGCCTCAGCCGCTGCTGCTGTATCGAGCCACCATCTTCAGGGTGGTGGGTCTCTCACTGCTGGTTTGATGATCAGTCATGAGTTGGATGGTGGGTCTAGTAGTGGGAGACCAAATTGGGGTGTTGGCGGGGGAGATGGAGGGTCTAGGTCGAGTTTACCAACTGGGCTGTGGCCAAATGTAGCTGGGTTTGGAGCTGGGGTGCAGACCATGAGTGATGGAGGTGGTTACAGGATTGGGTTTCCTGGGTTTGATTATCCTGGTGGAGCTATGAGTTTTGCGTCCATTCTTGGTGGTGGTAGTAACAATCAGATGCCTGGACTTGAGTTAGGGTTGGCTCAGGAAGGGAATGTTGGTGTCTTGAATCCTCAGTCTTTTGCACAGATTTATCAGCAGCAGATGAGTCAGGCTCAAGCTCAGGGTAGGGTTCTTCACCATACTCTTCAGCATAACCCATCACATGAGGAGCATCAGCAAGAGAGTGGTGAGAAAGATGATTCTCAAGGGTCAGGGCGTTAA